The Paramisgurnus dabryanus chromosome 3, PD_genome_1.1, whole genome shotgun sequence genome includes a window with the following:
- the LOC135769073 gene encoding GTPase IMAP family member 7, which yields MSLPSPTSETEGLTKRRKGSFDRDVPNMSLRIVLVGRTGAGKSSSGNTILGSRSFRAAKGASSVTKECWKETGEVAGRAITLIDTPGLFDTETSEEFLTQEISKCVNMTAPGPHAIVLVIQPGPFTEEERMSVQKIRAIFGEEADKHTIILFTHGDELTSTIEEYISEGNKDLQEIFRRCGGRFHVFNNKETEDRMQVLELLKKVDDMVTANKGGYYTSDSYREVETTLKTKEEELKKLYEKKLIDKQRELESRFNEEKRNLQEKIDRLTASEQEKEKKIKDLEELNQRNRSIMIEYKRYYETKLREVRQEAELQTRISETKMTKILTKLLNLQL from the exons ATGTCGTTACCAAGTCCAACATCAGAGACAGAAG GCCTAACAAAGAGAAGAAAAGGAAGCTTTGATAGGGACGTACCAAATA tgTCTTTAAGAATCGTTCTTGTAGGAAGAACTGGAGCTGGTAAAAGCTCTTCAGGAAACACAATCCTGGGCAGTAGATCTTTCAGAGCAGCTAAAGGTGCTTCATCTGTTACCAAAGAATGCTGGAAGGAGACAGGAGAGGTGGCCGGGAGAGCGATCACGCTCATTGATACACCTGGACTGTTTGATACTGAAACTTCAGAAGAGTTTCTCACACAAGAGATCAGTAAGTGTGTGAACATGACAGCACCAGGACCTCATGCCATTGTCCTGGTCATTCAGCCGGGTCCATTCACAGAAGAGGAGAGGATGTCAGTGCAGAAGATCAGAGCTATATTTGGAGAAGAAGCAGATAAACACACAATCATCCTCTTTACTCACGGTGATGAACTGACAAGCACTATTGAGGAATACATCAGTGAAGGCAATAAAGACCTGCAAGAAATCTTCAGGCGCTGTGGAGGAAGATTTCATGTCTTTAATAATAAAGAAACTGAAGATCGCATGCAGGTTCTGGAGCTCCTGAAGAAAGTAGATGACATGGTCACGGCTAATAAAGGTGGATATTACACCAGTGACTCTTACAGAGAAGTGGAGACCACACTGAAGACCAAAGAAGAAGAACTGAAGAAACTCTATGAAAAGAAACTAATTGACAAACAGAGGGAACTAGAATCCAGATTTAATGAGGAGAAGAGAAATCTCCAGGAGAAAATAGACAGACTAACAGCATCTGAACaggaaaaagaaaagaagatTAAAGATCTAGAGGAACTGAATCAGAGGAACAGATCTATAATGATTGAGTACAAGCGTTATTATGAGACAAAGCTCAGAGAAGTTAGACAGGAGGCAGAACTACAGACTCGTATCAGTGAAACTAAGATGACAAAGATCCTTACCAAGTTACTTAACCTCCAACTCTAA
- the tefb gene encoding TEF transcription factor, PAR bZIP family member b: MSGQKSVTVTTTPHKSSAFVLKKIMNIPPPNILQDQDDDIEKEKQSSAGDGESGGAVGGGSGRTGGVSASLTPTIWDKTIPYDSETFHLEYMDLDEFLLENGIPVTMEEELSKVQGAESQGSLTASDSPSAVPQTHEEKEEKKKEDEESKQESVRDETEQEVTEMTEEPKDDPDPATPASIDPEEIEVNILFQPDPTDLVLSSVPGGELFNPRKHRFTEDDLKPQPMIKKAKKVYVPEEAKDDKYWSRRKKNNVAAKRSRDARRLKENQIVVRAAFLERENAALRQEMAELRKDCGRCKKIMALYETKYGAI; the protein is encoded by the exons ATGTCCGGACAGAAGTCAGTGACTGTGACCACAACACCACACAAATCATCTGcttttgttttaaagaagattATGAATATTCCTCCTCCAAATATACTGCAGGATCAAGACGACG ATATTGAGAAGGAGAAGCAGAGTTCAGCAGGTGATGGTGAGTCAGGCGGGGCTGTGGGCGGTGGTTCAGGCCGCACAGGTGGAGTCTCCGCCTCTCTCACCCCCACCATCTGGGACAAGACCATCCCATATGACAGTGAGACCTTTCACCTGGAGTACATGGACCTGGATGAGTTCCTGCTGGAGAACGGGATTCCGGTCACAATGGAGGAGGAGCTGAGTAAGGTTCAGGGGGCGGAGTCACAGGGGTCCCTCACAGCCTCAGATTCACCTTCGGCTGTCCCCCAGACGCATGAAGAGAAAGAGGAGAAAAAGAAGGAGGATGAGGAGAGCAAGCAGGAGTCTGTGAGGGATGAAACAGAGCAGGAGGTGACAGAGATGACAGAAG AACCCAAAGATGATCCAGACCCAGCGACACCTGCTTCTATTGATCCAGAAGAGATTGAGGTGAACATCTTGTTTCAGCCGGACCCTACAGATCTGGTTCTGTCCAGTGTTCCTGGAGGAGAACTCTTTAACCCTCGCAAACATCGCTTCACTGAAGACGACCTCAAACCTCAGCCCATGATCAAGAAGGCCAAGAAAGTTTATGTACCTGAAGAAGCGAAG GATGATAAGTATTGGTCACGGAGGAAGAAGAACAACGTAGCAGCGAAGCGCTCGCGAGACGCTCGGCGTCTAAAGGAGAATCAGATCGTCGTACGCGCCGCATTCCTAGAGCGAGAAAATGCGGCGCTGCGACAAGAAATGGCCGAGCTGCGGAAAGACTGCGGCCGCTGCAAGAAAATCATGGCACTGTATGAAACCAAATATGGAGCCATATAA